A region from the Clostridiales bacterium genome encodes:
- a CDS encoding VTC domain-containing protein, with protein sequence MTKSQLRILDEVVYKIKKYRLYPKIFIAYDRIAYNVPSWNNFRITFDNNIRSKRDNLSLRIDSDCKFLIGSDNYIMEAKVMNSFPLWFVKALSKLKIYPISFSKYGKIFQNEFNNIY encoded by the coding sequence TTGACCAAGAGTCAGTTGCGGATTTTAGACGAAGTTGTTTATAAAATAAAAAAATACAGGCTTTATCCCAAAATATTTATAGCTTACGATAGAATCGCCTATAATGTTCCTTCATGGAATAATTTCAGGATTACCTTTGACAACAACATCCGTAGCAAGAGAGATAATCTTTCTTTGCGTATAGATTCCGATTGCAAATTCTTAATTGGCTCAGATAATTATATAATGGAAGCTAAAGTAATGAATTCTTTTCCGCTTTGGTTTGTAAAAGCGTTGTCTAAGCTAAAAATTTATCCTATTTCGTTTTCTAAATATGGAAAAATTTTTCAAAACGAGTTTAATAATATATATTAG
- a CDS encoding VTC domain-containing protein encodes MNAIKRREKKYLLNKEQYQSLINEISNKIVEDKYGLQTIRNIYFDNDYYQVIRTSLEKPKFKEKLRLRCYGLPDDQSDVFLEIKKKYKKVVYKRRLNLK; translated from the coding sequence TTGAACGCTATTAAACGCCGAGAAAAAAAATATTTATTAAACAAAGAACAATACCAAAGCTTAATTAATGAAATTTCTAACAAGATAGTTGAGGATAAATACGGGCTTCAAACCATAAGAAACATTTATTTTGACAACGATTATTACCAAGTCATAAGAACTTCGCTTGAAAAACCCAAATTTAAGGAAAAATTGAGATTGAGATGCTATGGTTTGCCCGATGACCAATCTGATGTTTTTTTGGAAATAAAAAAGAAATACAAAAAAGTCGTTTATAAACGCAGATTAAACCTTAAGTAA
- a CDS encoding ABC transporter ATP-binding protein encodes MIKKFISYYKPYKKLFFFDMFCAVVIAVIDLALPQLLRFLNNILAADDISNIVRTLLTLGALMLVLYIIRYGAQYFVTSWGHIMGARIESDMRQNLFYHFQRLSFSYYDKNNTGEMISRLINDLFDIAELAHHGPENLLLASLKIVGSFLLLMFINVPITLILLAITMIMAIFSFIMNKKMRKVFSQNRKKIASVNAQVQDSLLGIKVIKSFANEELENHKFDRRNIEFFRTKSDSYKVMGNFHAVNSFLQG; translated from the coding sequence ATGATAAAAAAATTTATAAGCTATTACAAACCCTATAAAAAACTTTTTTTCTTTGATATGTTTTGCGCCGTAGTTATCGCGGTTATTGACCTTGCCTTGCCGCAATTGCTAAGATTTTTAAATAATATTTTGGCGGCGGACGATATTTCCAATATCGTAAGAACTTTGCTAACGCTCGGGGCGTTGATGCTCGTTCTTTATATTATCAGATACGGCGCGCAATATTTTGTGACTTCTTGGGGACATATAATGGGCGCCCGCATAGAAAGCGATATGCGCCAAAACTTATTTTATCATTTTCAGCGCCTTTCATTTTCTTATTATGACAAAAACAATACGGGCGAAATGATCTCTAGGCTTATTAACGATTTATTTGATATTGCCGAGCTTGCGCATCACGGTCCTGAAAACCTTTTGCTCGCGAGTTTGAAAATCGTAGGCTCGTTTTTGTTGTTAATGTTTATTAATGTGCCCATAACCTTGATTTTGCTGGCCATTACAATGATTATGGCGATATTCAGTTTTATTATGAACAAAAAGATGCGCAAAGTCTTTTCCCAAAACCGCAAAAAGATTGCCAGCGTTAACGCTCAAGTCCAAGACAGCCTGCTTGGCATAAAGGTAATCAAATCTTTTGCCAATGAAGAGCTTGAAAACCATAAGTTTGACAGGCGAAACATCGAGTTTTTTAGAACAAAATCCGATTCTTATAAGGTAATGGGCAATTTCCATGCCGTCAATTCTTTTTTGCAAGG